A DNA window from Akkermansiaceae bacterium contains the following coding sequences:
- a CDS encoding helix-turn-helix transcriptional regulator: protein MRLQASPITEDDFKAVVRILADIACMDATPDGKRVHLMNEIGLLVGTGTWLWGVAPLLEPGKQPVYLFHNSGGIDNDRMAVMLRAIEHPDTGAMTARLAQEIGMAEGQITRLRQDVIDNDWFDHSGANAIWKEADVGPILFSARRLPGVGTSILAFYRAAAASLFTEREARIAHIVLSQVSWLHEAGLPYTPAKDVPALPPRCRLILNQVVRGRTRKEIAADLGISVHTANDYMKQIFRHFRVRSQVELIARLRAGDSAPPPR, encoded by the coding sequence ATGAGGTTGCAGGCTTCACCCATCACCGAGGATGATTTCAAGGCCGTGGTGCGCATCCTCGCGGACATCGCCTGCATGGATGCCACACCGGATGGGAAGCGGGTTCATCTCATGAACGAGATCGGCCTGCTGGTGGGGACGGGGACCTGGCTGTGGGGCGTGGCTCCCCTCCTGGAACCGGGCAAGCAGCCGGTCTATCTTTTCCACAATTCCGGCGGCATCGACAATGACCGGATGGCGGTGATGCTGAGGGCCATCGAGCATCCGGACACCGGGGCGATGACAGCCCGGCTCGCCCAGGAGATCGGCATGGCGGAGGGGCAAATCACCCGGCTGAGGCAGGATGTCATCGACAACGACTGGTTCGATCATTCCGGGGCCAACGCCATCTGGAAAGAGGCGGATGTGGGTCCCATCCTGTTTTCCGCCCGCCGGCTCCCGGGGGTGGGCACCAGTATTCTCGCCTTTTACCGGGCTGCGGCCGCATCCCTGTTCACGGAGCGGGAGGCGCGCATCGCCCACATCGTGCTCTCGCAGGTATCCTGGCTGCATGAGGCCGGGCTCCCCTACACTCCCGCGAAGGATGTTCCCGCGCTGCCTCCCCGGTGCCGCCTCATCCTCAACCAGGTGGTCCGCGGGCGGACGAGAAAGGAGATCGCGGCGGACCTGGGCATCTCCGTCCACACCGCGAACGACTACATGAAGCAGATCTTCCGTCATTTCCGGGTGCGCTCCCAGGTAGAACTGATCGCCCGTTTGCGGGCCGGGGATAGTGCCCCCCCTCCCCGGTAG
- a CDS encoding SHOCT domain-containing protein, which translates to MMNGHFLPLAFLGPIGGPELILILMVLAVLVGIPVIVLVVLALNKPGKTPPPAMMAPPLPPPAGPQARLRELEALKAQGLISEAEYLAKREKIVGEI; encoded by the coding sequence ATGATGAATGGCCATTTCCTTCCGCTGGCATTTCTCGGTCCCATCGGTGGACCGGAGTTGATCCTGATCCTCATGGTCCTGGCGGTACTGGTGGGTATCCCTGTGATCGTGCTGGTCGTCCTGGCCCTGAACAAGCCGGGCAAGACACCGCCTCCCGCGATGATGGCTCCGCCGCTGCCGCCCCCTGCCGGACCACAGGCACGGTTGCGGGAACTTGAAGCGCTGAAGGCCCAGGGCCTCATCTCCGAGGCAGAGTATCTCGCGAAACGGGAAAAAATCGTGGGAGAGATCTGA
- a CDS encoding nitronate monooxygenase: MGRDDFLRKLGIRHPIIQAPMAGVSTPRLAAAVSEAGGLGSISIGASTVDDAERMIAEARALTELPFNVNVFCHAPAVRDAGRESGWLAHLAPLFHGVGAEPPSALEEIYRSFVADGNMLGLLLAARPAVVSFHFGLPDADWIGEMREAGIVTLATATNLHEAGMIEAAGVDGIVAQGIEAGGHRGMFDPDSDDERLDTLSLVRLLVENSGLPVIAAGRIMDGRGIRAALDLGAAAAQLGTAFIGCPESSASPAYRARLLGAQDGETLLTSIISGRPARGFPNGLTRHADIADGPPVPAYPVAYDAAKQLHTAALASGSDGFAVKWAGEGAAHARVLPAAELMAALICELDG, from the coding sequence ATGGGACGGGACGACTTTCTCCGGAAGCTGGGCATCCGCCATCCCATCATCCAGGCACCGATGGCCGGAGTGTCCACGCCACGGCTGGCCGCTGCGGTGTCGGAGGCGGGCGGGCTTGGTTCCATCTCCATCGGGGCGTCCACGGTGGATGATGCGGAGCGGATGATCGCGGAGGCGCGTGCGCTGACGGAGCTGCCGTTCAATGTGAATGTCTTCTGCCATGCCCCGGCCGTGCGCGATGCGGGGCGGGAAAGCGGGTGGCTCGCCCACCTCGCGCCGTTGTTCCATGGCGTGGGGGCGGAGCCTCCATCCGCGCTGGAGGAGATCTACCGCAGCTTTGTCGCGGATGGGAACATGCTCGGCCTGCTGCTGGCCGCCCGTCCGGCGGTGGTGAGCTTCCATTTCGGCCTGCCGGATGCGGACTGGATCGGAGAGATGCGTGAGGCGGGTATCGTTACCCTCGCCACGGCGACGAATCTCCATGAGGCGGGGATGATCGAAGCCGCCGGGGTGGATGGCATCGTCGCGCAGGGGATCGAGGCGGGCGGGCACAGGGGGATGTTCGATCCGGACTCCGATGATGAGCGGCTGGACACGTTGTCGTTGGTGCGGCTTCTGGTGGAAAACAGCGGACTGCCGGTCATCGCGGCGGGAAGGATCATGGATGGCCGTGGCATCCGTGCCGCGCTGGATCTGGGAGCCGCCGCCGCGCAGCTCGGCACGGCATTCATTGGCTGTCCGGAGTCGTCCGCCAGCCCCGCCTACCGCGCGAGATTGCTGGGGGCACAGGACGGGGAAACCCTCCTCACCTCCATCATCTCCGGCCGCCCGGCGAGGGGTTTTCCGAATGGACTGACGCGGCATGCGGACATCGCGGATGGCCCGCCCGTCCCTGCCTATCCGGTGGCGTATGATGCGGCGAAGCAGCTTCATACGGCGGCGCTTGCTTCCGGCAGCGATGGATTCGCGGTAAAGTGGGCAGGCGAAGGTGCGGCCCATGCGCGGGTATTGCCAGCGGCGGAGTTGATGGCGGCATTGATATGCGAGCTGGATGGGTGA
- a CDS encoding Fic family protein: MDTIEALRTEWEALQPLSPENGRKLWQKLRLEWNYHSNHIEGNTLTYGETELLLVHGQTHGTHDLREYEEMKAHDVGIEHLKTLAADASRVIRAGDVRDLNRIILKEPFWKAAQTPDGAATRKEIRPGEYKTQPNNVRTASGEMFEFAPPSEVEERMHALLEWLASTLGQPSYDLLSVLAKLHHDFVLIHPFDDGNGRVARMLVNYVLMREGLPPLIVPTEEKKDYLAALRLADAGEPSTLEAYLGKCLERVLRLGIRAGKGEGVDEPGDVEKQIALFARSQEFNKERVKPCSTAAIQGIYEQGIHQLLIALEEKVRVFAPLFHDITIKVDSRVLGTGESIPWRFEIKLKTADQQHVFRFDSFSITIELNGYAGGDILPFNISEQVIFTFREFNYSVRIGQWEAFRKLYSEPVLLEDIQVATDRLLSGLFEQIKGRTGQN; encoded by the coding sequence ATGGATACCATCGAGGCATTGAGAACCGAGTGGGAGGCCCTCCAGCCGCTGTCTCCGGAGAACGGCAGGAAGTTGTGGCAAAAGCTGCGCTTGGAATGGAACTACCACTCCAACCACATCGAGGGAAACACGCTGACCTACGGTGAGACGGAGCTGCTGTTGGTCCACGGCCAGACCCACGGCACCCACGACCTCCGGGAGTATGAGGAAATGAAGGCCCACGACGTGGGGATCGAGCACCTGAAGACGCTCGCCGCCGATGCTTCACGGGTGATCCGTGCGGGGGACGTCCGGGATCTGAATCGGATCATCCTCAAGGAACCTTTCTGGAAGGCGGCCCAAACTCCGGATGGTGCTGCCACACGGAAGGAGATCAGGCCGGGCGAATACAAGACGCAGCCCAACAACGTCCGGACGGCGAGCGGCGAGATGTTCGAGTTCGCCCCTCCGTCAGAGGTGGAGGAGCGGATGCATGCCTTGCTGGAATGGCTGGCCTCCACCCTGGGGCAACCGTCGTATGACCTCCTTTCCGTCCTGGCGAAACTTCACCATGACTTCGTGCTGATCCATCCGTTCGACGATGGCAACGGCCGGGTGGCGCGGATGTTGGTGAACTATGTGCTGATGCGCGAAGGACTGCCCCCGCTGATCGTCCCGACGGAGGAGAAGAAAGACTACCTCGCCGCCCTCCGCCTCGCGGATGCCGGGGAGCCGTCCACTTTGGAGGCCTACCTTGGGAAATGCCTGGAGCGCGTGCTGCGGCTGGGGATCCGTGCGGGCAAGGGCGAGGGCGTGGATGAACCGGGGGATGTGGAGAAACAGATCGCCCTGTTTGCGCGGAGCCAGGAGTTCAATAAAGAGCGAGTAAAGCCGTGCTCCACTGCGGCGATCCAAGGAATTTATGAACAGGGAATCCACCAGTTGCTGATCGCGTTGGAAGAGAAGGTCCGCGTATTTGCGCCACTTTTTCACGATATAACGATCAAAGTTGATTCGCGAGTCCTTGGAACTGGAGAAAGTATACCTTGGAGATTTGAAATTAAGCTCAAAACAGCCGACCAGCAGCATGTATTTCGGTTCGATTCCTTCTCAATTACCATCGAATTAAATGGATATGCTGGAGGAGATATTCTCCCATTTAATATTTCAGAGCAGGTTATTTTTACTTTCCGTGAATTCAACTATTCGGTGAGAATAGGCCAGTGGGAGGCATTCAGAAAGCTCTACTCCGAGCCAGTTCTGCTCGAAGATATTCAAGTCGCAACTGATCGTTTATTGTCCGGTCTATTCGAACAGATTAAAGGGCGCACTGGGCAGAACTGA
- a CDS encoding SpoIIE family protein phosphatase produces MDPSGEPGQNKDNLLLERLELSLRASSEGLWDWSLDGGSIYYSPRVLELLEAADEGEAPNLFLPPHGAIHEDDLEIFGRVVARALEPHGPDTLAIDAKVRTVMAEPRWLRIRGTVVRDADGRVTRIAGSMIDISLRKRAEAQVEEERFLLRQLIDHIPVQVYFKDRESRFVLANQGMAEWMGLEHPDQLLGKHDRDFFQDQHSGEAQEDENRIMATDEPVTEKLEHETWQERGEETWVLTSKFPWKDRNGKLKGTFGVSNDVTELVKTRQEAVAMAMELQQRNQAYEEELQLAREIQQALAGGGFPKIAAKDGSSLALGSRYIPISGLAGDFFEVIPISPGQAGMLICDVMGHGVRAALVVAMLRGLLEKQRGQAADPGLFLRGLNDGLSAILERAGTTMFATAFYAVVDLEEGTLRYSCAGHPGPIAIGPEGIRQLADVRAEKGPALGLIRGAAYPTNELPLHSVDRLVMFTDGVLEAENRSGEPFFEKRLMEIVGKHAADPLDTLLDSILATVLEFSETMQFDDDVCLLAMEPQKAVVGV; encoded by the coding sequence ATGGATCCAAGCGGCGAACCCGGGCAGAACAAGGACAACCTCCTTCTGGAACGACTTGAACTATCCCTGCGGGCGTCGAGCGAGGGGCTGTGGGATTGGTCGCTGGACGGGGGCTCGATCTACTACTCCCCCCGCGTGCTGGAGCTGCTGGAGGCGGCGGACGAGGGGGAGGCGCCGAACCTTTTCCTGCCACCCCATGGCGCGATCCATGAGGACGATCTGGAAATCTTCGGCAGGGTGGTGGCTCGGGCGCTGGAGCCGCACGGGCCGGACACGCTGGCGATCGATGCGAAGGTGCGGACGGTGATGGCGGAGCCTCGCTGGCTGAGGATCCGGGGGACGGTCGTGCGGGATGCGGACGGACGGGTGACGAGGATTGCCGGATCGATGATCGACATCAGCCTGCGGAAACGTGCGGAAGCGCAGGTGGAGGAGGAGCGTTTCCTGCTGCGGCAGCTCATCGACCACATCCCGGTGCAGGTCTATTTCAAGGACAGGGAATCCCGCTTCGTACTGGCGAACCAGGGGATGGCGGAGTGGATGGGGCTGGAGCACCCGGACCAGTTGCTGGGGAAACACGACCGGGATTTTTTCCAGGACCAGCACTCCGGAGAGGCGCAGGAGGATGAGAACCGCATCATGGCGACGGATGAACCGGTCACCGAAAAGCTGGAGCATGAAACGTGGCAGGAAAGGGGGGAGGAAACATGGGTGCTCACCTCGAAGTTCCCATGGAAGGACCGGAACGGAAAACTGAAGGGCACCTTCGGCGTGTCGAATGATGTGACGGAGCTGGTGAAGACGCGGCAGGAAGCGGTGGCGATGGCGATGGAACTCCAGCAGCGGAACCAGGCGTATGAGGAGGAGCTGCAACTGGCGCGGGAGATCCAGCAGGCGCTTGCGGGCGGAGGTTTCCCGAAGATCGCCGCGAAGGATGGTTCATCACTGGCGCTGGGGTCGCGCTACATCCCCATCTCCGGTCTGGCGGGGGATTTCTTCGAGGTCATCCCCATCTCACCGGGGCAGGCGGGCATGTTGATCTGTGACGTGATGGGCCATGGCGTGCGCGCGGCGCTGGTGGTGGCGATGCTGCGCGGCCTGCTGGAGAAACAGCGTGGCCAGGCGGCGGATCCGGGGCTTTTCCTGCGCGGGTTGAATGACGGCCTCTCCGCCATCCTGGAGCGGGCGGGCACCACCATGTTCGCCACCGCCTTCTATGCCGTGGTGGACCTGGAGGAAGGGACGTTGCGCTACTCCTGCGCGGGGCATCCCGGTCCCATCGCCATTGGCCCGGAAGGCATCCGGCAACTGGCGGATGTCCGGGCGGAGAAAGGCCCCGCGCTGGGCCTCATCCGCGGAGCGGCCTACCCGACGAACGAGCTGCCGCTGCACTCCGTGGACCGGCTGGTGATGTTCACGGACGGGGTGCTGGAGGCGGAGAACCGCAGCGGCGAGCCTTTCTTCGAGAAGCGGCTGATGGAGATCGTGGGGAAACATGCGGCGGATCCGCTGGACACCCTGCTGGATTCCATCCTGGCCACCGTGCTCGAATTCTCCGAGACGATGCAGTTCGATGACGATGTGTGCCTGCTGGCGATGGAGCCACAGAAGGCGGTGGTGGGGGTGTAG
- a CDS encoding sugar phosphate isomerase/epimerase, which translates to MPTRRAFIRTGAAGLVPFFMPSAFAAGGGTAPYRKAVKLGMSKGESLAVRIANIKAAGFDGFEADSPTDLNLDEIKALAKEHGLTIHGVVDSIHWNVRLSDPDAAVREKGLEGLKTALRDSKHLGGDTVLLVPGAVKDPEKENFDQVWERSITEVKKALPLAEELGVKIAIETVWNNFITTPKQLVDYVDAFASPWLGAYLDHSNMLKYGASPAEWVRALGAKRLIKLDIKGYSLKLAKESGKDGDGFKAPIDGGDENWPELNKALAEIGFRATDGKPGGWATAEVGGGDLARLKEIARQMDAVFAL; encoded by the coding sequence ATGCCCACACGCCGCGCTTTCATCCGCACCGGAGCCGCCGGGCTCGTCCCGTTTTTCATGCCATCCGCGTTCGCCGCCGGTGGCGGAACAGCCCCCTACCGCAAGGCCGTGAAGCTGGGCATGAGCAAGGGCGAAAGCCTCGCCGTGCGCATCGCCAATATCAAGGCCGCGGGCTTCGACGGCTTCGAGGCCGACAGCCCCACCGACCTGAACCTGGATGAGATCAAGGCACTGGCCAAGGAACACGGCCTGACCATCCACGGCGTGGTGGACAGCATCCACTGGAATGTCCGCCTTTCCGATCCCGATGCCGCCGTCCGGGAAAAGGGACTGGAAGGCCTGAAGACCGCCCTCCGCGACAGCAAGCACCTGGGCGGTGACACCGTCCTGCTGGTGCCCGGCGCGGTGAAGGACCCGGAGAAGGAAAACTTCGACCAGGTGTGGGAGCGTTCCATCACAGAGGTGAAAAAGGCGCTGCCACTGGCGGAGGAACTCGGCGTGAAGATCGCCATCGAGACGGTCTGGAACAACTTCATCACCACCCCGAAGCAACTCGTGGACTACGTCGATGCCTTCGCCAGCCCGTGGCTCGGCGCGTATCTCGACCACTCGAACATGCTCAAATACGGAGCCTCCCCCGCCGAATGGGTGCGCGCGCTCGGAGCGAAGCGCCTCATCAAGCTGGATATCAAGGGCTACAGCCTGAAGCTGGCCAAGGAGTCCGGAAAGGACGGCGACGGCTTCAAGGCCCCCATCGACGGCGGGGATGAGAACTGGCCGGAGCTGAACAAGGCGCTCGCGGAGATCGGCTTCCGCGCCACGGACGGGAAGCCTGGCGGCTGGGCCACCGCCGAGGTCGGCGGCGGGGATCTCGCGCGGCTCAAGGAAATCGCCCGCCAGATGGATGCGGTCTTCGCCCTGTGA
- a CDS encoding PA0069 family radical SAM protein, whose protein sequence is MKNSLMVHKGRGADADPANRFSAMRVEVDEDAWVDDDPRPLKTVFLRDDSQSVLSVNDADDLSFDYGLNPYRGCEHGCAYCYARTYHEYLGFSAGLEFESKIVVKENAPELLEAALAKPSYKVGKIAMSGVTDCYQPVERRLEITRRCLEVLAHFRNPVTIITKNALVARDIDHLAELARHHAVAVYLSVTTLDPKLARVLEPRASSPRARLETIRQLTEAGIHAGVSAAPMIPGLNDSELPSILKAVADHGGKFAAYSVVRLPGAVKDVFSGWLDRHQPLAKEKVLGRIRAFHGGSVNATTPGIRNRGTGEQSKQLNAVFHTLCRRHGLDPHFPQLSTASFRRVMPGQGELF, encoded by the coding sequence ATGAAAAACTCCCTTATGGTTCACAAAGGCAGGGGTGCGGACGCGGATCCGGCCAACCGCTTCTCCGCGATGCGCGTGGAGGTGGACGAGGACGCGTGGGTGGATGACGACCCGCGGCCGCTGAAGACCGTCTTCCTGCGGGATGACTCCCAGTCCGTGTTGTCGGTGAATGACGCGGACGACCTTTCCTTCGACTACGGGCTGAATCCCTACCGCGGCTGCGAGCACGGCTGCGCGTATTGCTACGCCCGTACCTACCATGAATACCTCGGCTTCTCCGCCGGGCTGGAATTCGAATCGAAGATCGTGGTGAAGGAAAACGCGCCGGAACTGCTGGAGGCCGCGCTGGCAAAGCCGTCCTACAAGGTGGGGAAAATCGCGATGTCCGGCGTGACGGACTGCTACCAGCCGGTGGAGCGGAGGCTGGAGATCACCCGCCGCTGCCTGGAGGTGCTTGCCCATTTCCGGAACCCGGTGACCATCATCACGAAGAACGCGCTGGTGGCGCGGGACATCGACCACCTGGCGGAGCTGGCCCGGCACCATGCGGTGGCCGTCTATCTGTCCGTCACCACGCTGGACCCGAAGCTGGCCAGGGTGCTTGAACCCCGCGCCTCCTCCCCCCGCGCGCGGCTGGAAACCATCCGCCAGCTCACGGAGGCCGGCATCCATGCCGGCGTCAGCGCCGCGCCGATGATCCCCGGCCTGAACGACAGCGAGCTGCCCTCTATCCTGAAGGCGGTGGCGGACCATGGCGGAAAATTCGCCGCCTACTCCGTCGTGCGTCTGCCCGGCGCGGTGAAGGACGTCTTCTCCGGCTGGCTGGACCGCCACCAGCCGCTGGCAAAGGAAAAGGTGCTGGGCCGCATCCGCGCGTTCCACGGCGGCAGCGTGAACGCCACCACCCCCGGCATCCGCAACCGTGGCACCGGGGAGCAGTCGAAGCAACTCAACGCGGTCTTCCACACCCTCTGCCGCCGGCACGGGCTGGACCCCCATTTCCCGCAACTCAGCACCGCATCCTTCCGCCGTGTCATGCCCGGACAGGGTGAGCTGTTCTGA